A region of Candidatus Omnitrophota bacterium DNA encodes the following proteins:
- a CDS encoding HAD hydrolase-like protein, giving the protein MTGNNRVKAIIFDLGNVVVDFDHRIAAKKISRFTPKTAQEIFDLFFDSKLTGLFEEGKISSREFFLKVKETLDLKLDYNGFLPIWNEIFFLSEKNQAVYALAKSLKKRYKVVLLSNINILHFDYLKKNFSVFDAFHTVITSYESGFRKPHPSIYQEALNVLKASAPEVFYTDDRSELIEGACRLGIRSFTFTGIEQLKKDLLDNGVNVT; this is encoded by the coding sequence TTGACAGGCAATAATAGAGTAAAGGCCATAATATTTGATTTGGGTAATGTCGTGGTAGATTTTGACCATAGAATAGCGGCAAAAAAAATATCCCGATTCACCCCAAAAACAGCCCAGGAGATATTTGATCTCTTCTTTGATTCCAAACTCACAGGGCTATTCGAGGAAGGGAAGATTTCCTCCCGGGAATTCTTCTTAAAGGTAAAAGAAACGCTCGATCTGAAATTAGATTATAACGGGTTTTTGCCTATCTGGAATGAGATATTCTTTTTAAGCGAAAAAAATCAGGCGGTATACGCTTTGGCCAAATCCTTAAAGAAGCGCTATAAGGTTGTGCTTTTGTCCAATATAAATATCCTGCACTTTGATTATCTAAAAAAGAATTTTTCCGTGTTTGATGCCTTCCACACCGTGATTACTTCTTACGAATCGGGATTCAGAAAACCGCATCCTTCTATATATCAAGAGGCGTTGAATGTCCTGAAGGCTTCTGCCCCGGAGGTCTTTTATACTGATGACCGCTCGGAATTAATAGAGGGCGCCTGCCGCTTAGGCATACGCAGTTTTACCTTCACAGGGATAGAGCAATTAAAGAAAGACCTTTTGGATAACGGCGTAAATGTTACATAA